GGAATAATAGGACTTGGAAATATTGGCAAGATGGTTGCCCAAAAAGCAGTGGGCCATAATATGAAGATTATTTACAATAAAAGAAATAGAGATCCTGAGTGTGAGGAAAAGCTGGGTATAAAATATTGTGATATTGAGACACTTCTTTCGGAAAGTGACATTGTAACTCTTCATGTTCCACTAACAGACGAAACAAGGCATATGATTAAAAGTGAGTCCCTATCTAAAATGAAAAAAGGATCATATTTAATTAACACAGCAAGAGGATCGGTTGTTGATGAACACGATTTAGTAGAATCTTTAAGATCGGGACACTTGTCTGGTGCAGCCTTAGACGTGTTTGATAATGAGCCAAACATTGACCCAGAGCTTATAGGTATGGAGAACGTTATACTAACCCCCCACATTGCATCAGCAACATATGAGGCAAGAGAAAAAATGGGTGAATTAGCAGTAAGTGGAATTTTAAAAGTTTTAGATAACGAACTTCCTGATAATATTGTAAACAGTGATGTTTGGCCAAATCGCCGGAAATAAAATGGGACTATTCAAGAAAGATGAGGAATACATCGAGGAAGTAGAGGAACTAAATTTTCCAAAAAGAAAATTCAAAGACTTAAAGCCTGAGCATGCCAAAAAACGCAAGGAACCAGTAAAACCTTGGGGCAAATTTGAAAGATTATTCATTCTGGTTATT
This bacterium DNA region includes the following protein-coding sequences:
- a CDS encoding D-glycerate dehydrogenase → MKIFVSRNIPTTKLEVLKNSNQEVIISEFNRPLTSEELISKAKGSDAVLSLLTDRIDGEVMDAIGPQLKVVGNYAVGFDNINVKDATERGIVVCNTPCKEVDEAVAEHTWALLTSLLRRIVEADEATKRGAYKGWEPDIFLGTTLRDKTLGIIGLGNIGKMVAQKAVGHNMKIIYNKRNRDPECEEKLGIKYCDIETLLSESDIVTLHVPLTDETRHMIKSESLSKMKKGSYLINTARGSVVDEHDLVESLRSGHLSGAALDVFDNEPNIDPELIGMENVILTPHIASATYEAREKMGELAVSGILKVLDNELPDNIVNSDVWPNRRK